In the genome of Delphinus delphis chromosome 15, mDelDel1.2, whole genome shotgun sequence, one region contains:
- the ZSCAN10 gene encoding zinc finger and SCAN domain-containing protein 10: protein MLAEPGPAAREPEQLGAVKLEEEEAAGQEDPRRPEARPRPEVAHQLFRCFQYQEDMGPRASLSRLRELCSHWLRPALHTKKQILELLVLEQFLSVLPPHLLARLQGQQLRDGEEVVLLLEGVQRESSNVGPLDFSFNAGKNCPRAEVTLEEQGGSFQVSSHSPKKEVPSEGPPALEPSQELSLSQPVPSKPAEMGAWRCPPSSKQPLSPGPKRTLQAPQESAPLGPELWPEENSGDQELAAVLESLTFEDVPAKKAWPVHPLGFGGRTPDEAFKEEEPKEVSWPAAISAKSQAESPRVAEEPHTQSLGPGPEVGGPGGEMSLPDRSEVLEVKVAGSTPKSEPEIKFICTDCGVSFPQLARLETHQLRSHPGARSFLCLCCGKSFGRSSILKLHMRTHTDERPHTCHLCGHRFRQSSHLSKHMQTHSSEPAFLCAECGQGFQRRARLMQHLLAHAQDQKPPGAPETKTPAPPELAIVLCSHCGQTFQRRSSLKRHLRIHAKDQGHQCSECSGSLRPGPELRPYVCGDCGKAFRRSEHLGAHRRVHTGERPFSCQVCGRSFSQSSQLVCHQRVHTGEKPYSCPHCGKRFMRRAGLARHLLTHGGPRPHHCTQCGKSFSQTQDLARHRRSHTGEKPCRCSECGEGFSQSAHLARHQRIHTGEKPHVCDTCGHRFRNSSNLARHRRSHTGERPYSCQKCGRSFRRNAHLQRHLATHAGAGDEGVSGQAEPPQECLECGKIFSRSCNLLRHMLVHTGARPYSCAQCGRSFSRNSHLLRHLRTHARETLY from the exons ATGCTTGCAGAACCAGGTCCGGCTGCACGGGAGCCAGAGCAGCTCGGAGCAGTCaaactggaggaggaagaggctgcCGGCCAGGAGGACCCCAGGCGGCCAGAGGCCAGGCCCCGGCCCGAGGTGGCTCACCAGCTCTTCAGGTGCTTCCAGTATCAGGAGGACATGGGGCCGAGGGCATCCCTGAGCCGCCTCCGGGAGCTCTGTAGCCACTGGCTGCGGCCGGCTCTGCACACCAAGAAGCAGATCCTGGAGCTGCTGGTGCTGGAGCAGTTCCTGAGCGTGCTGCCCCCCCACCTCCTGGCCCGGCTCCAGGGCCAGCAGCTCAGGGATGGCGAAGAGGTGGTGTTGCTGCTGGAGGGTGTCCAGAGGGAGTCCAGCAATGTGGGGCCGCTG GATTTTAGTTTTAATGCTGGCAAGAATTGTCCCCGTGCAGAGGTCACCTTGGAGGAACAGGGGGGCTCTTTCCAAGTCTCCAGCCACAGCCCCAAGAAGGAAGTGCCCTCAGAAGGGCCTCCAGCCCTGGAGCCATCGCAGGAACTCTCGCTGTCCCAGCCAGTGCCCTCCAAGCCTGCTGAGATGGGGGCCTGGAGATGTCCCCCAAGTTCAAAGCAGCCACTGAGTCCAGGTCCCAAGAGAACATTGCAGGCCCCGCAAGAGAGCG CCCCGCTGGGCCCTGAGCTGTGGCCAGAGGAGAACTCTGGAGATCAGGAGCTAGCAGCTGTGCTG GAGTCCCTAACCTTTGAAGATGTCCCAGCAAAGAAGGCTTGGCCTGTGCATCCTCTGG GATTTGGAGGCAGAACCCCAGACGAGGCGTTTAAAGAAGAGGAACCGAAAGAGGTGTCCTGGCCTGCTGCCATCTCAGCAAAGTCTCAGGCAGAGAGTCCCAGGGTGGCAGAAGAGCCCCACACTCAGTCGCTCGGCCCGGGCCCTGAGGTGGGCGGCCCTGGTGGAGAAATGTCCCTTCCCGACAGGAGTGAAGTTCTCGAGGTCAAAGTGGCTGGGAGCACCCCCAAGTCGGAGCCGGAGATAAAGTTCATCTGCACAGACTGCGGGGTGAGCTTCCCACAGCTGGCCCGCCTGGAGACACACCAGCTGCGGTCTCACCCGGGCGCGCGGTCCTTCCTGTGCTTGTGCTGCGGGAAGAGCTTCGGCCGCAGCTCCATCCTCAAGCTGCACATGCGCACGCACACGGATGAGCGGCCGCACACCTGCCACCTCTGCGGCCACCGCTTCCGCCAGAGCTCGCACCTGAGCAAACACATGCAGACGCACTCCTCCGAGCCCGCCTTCCTGTGCGCCGAGTGCGGTCAGGGCTTCCAGCGCCGGGCCCGCCTCATGCAGCACCTTCTGGCGCACGCCCAGGACCAAAAGCCCCCAGGCGCCCCGGAGACCAAGACCCCAGCGCCCCCCGAGCTGGCCATCGTCCTGTGCTCCCACTGCGGCCAAACCTTCCAGCGCCGCTCCAGCCTCAAGCGCCATCTGCGGATCCACGCCAAGGACCAGGGCCACCAGTGCTCCGAGTGCTCGGGCAGCCTGCGTCCCGGGCCCGAGCTCAGGCCCTACGTGTGTGGCGACTGCGGCAAGGCTTTCCGGCGCAGCGAGCACCTGGGGGCACACCGGCGTGTGCACACAGGCGAGCGGCCCTTCTCCTGCCAGGTCTGCGGCCGCAGCTTCAGTCAGAGCTCCCAGCTGGTCTGCCACCAGCGGGTGCACACGGGCGAGAAGCCCTACAGCTGCCCACACTGCGGGAAGCGCTTCATGCGAAGGGCCGGCCTCGCCCGCCACCTCCTGACCCACGGCGGCCCGAGGCCCCACCACTGCACCCAGTGCGGCAAGAGCTTCAGCCAGACGCAGGACCTCGCCCGCCACCGGCGCAGCCACACCGGGGAGAAGCCCTGCCGCTGCAGCGAGTGTGGCGAGGGCTTTAGCCAGAGCGCCCACTTAGCGCGCCACCAGCGCATCCACACCGGGGAGAAGCCTCACGTCTGTGACACGTGCGGCCACCGCTTCCGCAACAGCTCCAACCTGGCCCGCCACCGCCGCAGCCACACGGGCGAGCGGCCCTACAGCTGCCAGAAGTGCGGCCGGAGCTTCCGGCGCAACGCCCACCTGCAGCGCCACCTGGCCACGCACGCCGGGGCAGGGGACGAGGGCGTGTCTGGGCAGGCTGAGCCCCCCCAGGAGTGCCTGGAGTGCGGCAAGATCTTCAGCCGCAGCTGCAACCTACTGCGGCACATGCTGGTGCACACGGGGGCCAGGCCCTACTCCTGCGCGCAGTGTGGCCGCAGCTTCAGCCGCAACTCCCACCTGCTACGCCACCTGAGAACCCACGCCCGGGAGACCCTGTACTAG
- the MMP25 gene encoding matrix metalloproteinase-25 gives MLRLLALLLPLLPQPARAREPSAQDVSLGVDWLTRYGYLPPPHPAQAQLQSPAKLRDAIKVMQRFAGLPETGVLDPVTVATMHKPRCSLPDVLGAAGLVRRRRRYALSGTVWKKRTLTWRVNSFPQGSVLSQETVRTLMHHALTTWGVESGLEFQEVGSQDPMEPDILIDFARAYHQDSYPFDGQGGTLAHAFFPGEHSISGDTHFDDEEIWTFGSKDGEGTDLFAVAVHEFGHALGLGHSSAANSIMRPFYQGPVGNPTEYRLSQDDLEGLQQLYGKAAQTPLDKPTRKPLAPPPPPPALPPDRPSQPVPDRCDGHFDAIANIRGETFFFKGPWFWRLQPSGQLVSPRPARLHRFWEGLPAQVKVIQAAYARHPDGRILLFSGPQFWVFQDRQLEGAARPLTELGLPAGEEVDAVFSWPLNGKTYLIRGRRYWRYDEAAARPDPGYPRDLSLWEGAPHAPDDVTVSNTGDTYFFKGAHYWRFPKGSVKAEQDSPQPMGPKFLDCSAPRPPKATLKPGACDCQCEISQAAGRPSVAPLLPLLPLLVAGFASR, from the exons ATGCTCCGGCTCCTGGCGCTGTTGCTCCCGCTGCTGCCGCAGCCCGCGCGCGCCCGGGAGCCCTCCGCGCAGGACGTGAGCCTGGGCGTG GACTGGCTGACCCGCTATGGCTACCTGCCGCCACCTCACCCTGCCCAGGCCCAGCTGCAGAGCCCTGCAAAGCTGCGGGATGCGATCAAGGTCATGCAGAGGTTTGCGGGTCTGCCAGAGACAGGCGTCCTGG ACCCTGTGACAGTGGCCACCATGCATAAGCCCCGCTGCTCCCTGCCTGATGTGCTGGGGGCGGCGGGGCTGGTCAGGCGGCGCCGCCGGTATGCTCTGAGTGGCACCGTGTGGAAGAAGCGAACCCTGACGTGGAG GGTAAACTCCTTCCCCCAGGGCTCAGTGCTGAGCCAGGAGACAGTGCGGACCCTCATGCACCATGCCTTGACCACCTGGGGTGTTGAGTCAGGCCTTGAATTCCAGGAAGTGGGTTCTCAGGACCCGATGGAGCCTGATATCCTTATCGACTTTGCCCGGGCCTATCACCAGGACAGTTACCCCTTCGACGGGCAGGGGGGCACCCTCGCCCATGCCTTCTTCCCTGGGGAGCACTCCATCTCTGGGGACACTCACTTCGATGATGAGGAGATCTGGACTTTTGGGTCAAAAG atgGCGAAGGGACGGACCTGTTTGCCGTGGCTGTTCATGAGTTTGGCCACGCCTTGGGCCTGGGCCACTCCTCAGCGGCCAACTCCATCATGAGGCCCTTTTACCAGGGCCCGGTGGGCAACCCCACCGAGTACCGCCTGTCCCAGGACGACCTCGAAGGCCTGCAACAGCTCTACG GGAAAGCAGCCCAAACCCCACTTGACAAGCCCACAAGGAAACCCCTGgctcctcctcccccgccccctgccctgcccccggACCG cccctcccaacCCGTTCCTGATCGATGTGATGGCCATTTTGACGCCATCGCCAACATCCGAGGCGAAACTTTCTTCTTCAAAG GCCCGTGGTTCTGGCGCCTCCAGCCCTCGGGACAGCTGGTGTCCCCCCGGCCCGCCCGGCTCCATCGCTTCTGGGAGGGGCTGCCGGCCCAGGTGAAGGTCATCCAGGCCGCCTACGCCCGGCATCCGGACGGCCGGATCCTTCTCTTCAGCG GTCCGCAGTTCTGGGTGTTCCAGGACCGGCAGCTGGAGGGCGCCGCGCGGCCGCTCACGGAGCTGGGGCTGCCCGCGGGAGAGGAGGTGGACGCCGTGTTTTCTTGGCCGCTGAACGGGAAGACCTACCTGATCCGGGGCAGGCGGTACTGGCGGTACGACGAGGCCGCAGCGCGCCCGGACCCCGGCTACCCGCGCGACCTGAGCCTCTGGGAGGGGGCACCGCACGCCCCCGACGACGTCACCGTCAGCAACACAG GTGACACCTACTTCTTCAAGGGCGCCCACTACTGGCGCTTCCCCAAGGGTAGCGTCAAAGCCGAGCAGGACTCCCCCCAACCAATGGGCCCTAAGTTTCTGGACTGCTCCGCCCCCAGACCCCCCAAAGCGACCCTTAAGCCAGGAGCCTGCGACTGTCAGTGCGAGATCAGTCAGGCGGCAGGGCGGCCGTCCGTGGCCCCCCTGCTGCCCCTTCTGCCCCTGCTGGTGGCGGGCTTCGCCTCCCGCTGA